The segment CTGTTCGTCCGTTATAAGCCTCGGTCTCTACAATAATTCCTGCTGTTTGTAATCCATCAAAATTCGTGCAAATCACCTTCCCGATTAATTCCTTGCTGATTTGCACCACCTCATCTCGTTCATAAAAAGACCGCGATAGTTTTGACGACATCAGGATATAGCTGTGTATGGATTTTCTTCAATGGCTGGGCGGTTTCCTAAAAACACATCCTTGTAGGCCCTCGCCATAATTGCGCTGATCACAAACAAGAGAGCTGTATAGAACGTCCAAACGCCCAACAGAATAAGAATGGTGTATCCCTGATAAAAGTACCGATACGTTGAAAAAGCATATTCCAGGTAGGCACTTAAGCCGAATTTTGCGATCTCGAACAGCAAGGTATAGGTTAAAGCTGCCATCAGGGCTACTTTTGGCTTAATCTTGCGCTCGCTCACAAACCGGAACACCACATACAAGATCATAAAGGCAAGAATAATGGGCAGTACTATATTCAGAAAGTCATAAATCCAGGGAAGCTCGATGACCATATCGGTAAAGGGAATTTGGATTCGGCTGAGGTTAAAAAGGGAGATCGTGGAAATGGCGAGGCTGAAAAACAGGAATACGGTTCCTATCAAACTGAAGCCAAAGAAATTATAAACCACATCCATAAGAGGATGCTTGCGTTCTTTGATATCGAAGGTATCGAAGAGAACATGCTTCAGGCTGTGCAGCAATCCCTGAGTAAAAAACATCAACACAATAATACCGATGATCCCAAAAATCTGGCGAGCCCCAACCAACGGGCGAAGCAGCGATTCTATCGTCACCGCTCCCTGAAATACATCGTTATTCTGTGTTTCGTAGGTGAAGCTGGGGAAAAACTCCCGGCCGTATCGTACAATTTCGTTAAAGGCCTCATCCACCGAAAGTACATACCCGATAATAGAAATCAGGATTAAGACGAACGGTATGGCACAAATAAATAAATTGAACGTGATGGCTGAAGCATTAAAAAAGATATCTTTTTTGCCCGCCAGCTTTAAAACCCGTTTCCAAAATTCTTTGTGTTTCTCCACAAGATGTATACAATTTGATGAAGGGTAAAATTCGCAGGATGCTGAGTTAATTCCAAACAAACATTTCACGCATAGTTTTTCAGGTAATACATTGGTAAGTTCCACACCTTAAATCAGCAATCTATCAGCATAAAAACAGGTATTTCGAGCGCATGAGTGCTAAGAAAAAGCAGACTCCGCTGATGCGGCAGTATTTTAAGATTAAAGACGAACATCCCGGCACTATTCTACTATTTCGGGTTGGAGATTTTTATGAGACTTTTGCTGATGATGCCCAGCTGGTAAGTAAAGAATTGGGCATTACGCTCACCAAGCGAAATAATGGCGGTGATCAAACTCCCCTTGCCGGCTTTCCCTACCATGCCCTGGACAATTACCTGCCCAAACTGGTTAAAAAGGGGTATAAAGTAGCGGTTTGTGATCAAACCGAAGATCCCGAAGAAGCCAAGAAAGCCGGGCGTAAAATTGTGGAGCGGGAAGTTACCGAGATCACAACACCCGGCGTTACCATGTCGGAAAAGCTGTTGGATCACAAACGAAATAATTATATCGCCTCCCTCCATTGGGATGGCTCAACAGTCGGGGTTGCCTTCTCTGATATATCTACCGGGGAGTTTGCCCTCAGTCATGTAGATGAAAAGAACCTGGACAGCCTGCTTGCCGCCATCCAGCCATCAGAAATTCTGGTTCAGCAAAAAAAGAAGAACAAGCTGGACGAAAAGCTCACCCACCATAACATAAGTTATATCGAGGATTGGGTATATGATGGGGATTACGGATATAACCTGCTCACCGAACATTTTGAGACCCACTCCCTTAAAGGTTTTGGTGTTGAGAACCTGAAAGTGGCTCATGTTGCCGCCGGCTCTCTGATGCATTACATGCAGGAAACGCAGAAAGCTTATTTACGTCACCTGCGCCGGCTGTACGCCTATGAAAGCAGTGAATTTATGAGCCTGGATGCCGCCACCAAACGGAACTTGGAACTCACCGCCAGTATTCAGGAAGGCGGAACGGACGGCACGTTAATTTCCATACTTGATGACACCTGCACGGCTATGGGCGGGCGTTTACTGCGCCGTTGGATTATGCGTCCGTTAAA is part of the Gracilimonas sediminicola genome and harbors:
- a CDS encoding YihY/virulence factor BrkB family protein produces the protein MEKHKEFWKRVLKLAGKKDIFFNASAITFNLFICAIPFVLILISIIGYVLSVDEAFNEIVRYGREFFPSFTYETQNNDVFQGAVTIESLLRPLVGARQIFGIIGIIVLMFFTQGLLHSLKHVLFDTFDIKERKHPLMDVVYNFFGFSLIGTVFLFFSLAISTISLFNLSRIQIPFTDMVIELPWIYDFLNIVLPIILAFMILYVVFRFVSERKIKPKVALMAALTYTLLFEIAKFGLSAYLEYAFSTYRYFYQGYTILILLGVWTFYTALLFVISAIMARAYKDVFLGNRPAIEENPYTAIS